The Parvibaculum sp. DNA segment AAAGTGACCGCCAGCGCCATTGCCCCGAGAAGCGCGAGGACGACCGTGACCGCCATAGGCGTGAACATTTTTCCTTCCACGCCGGTCAATGTGAGGATCGGCAGATAGACGACCGTGATGATGAAGGAGCCGAACATGGCCGGCGTTATCACCTCGCGCGTCGCGTCCACCACCACAGCGAAGCGTTCGTCGAGGCCGAGTGTGCGCCCCAGATGCTTCCGTTCTTCGGAAAGACGTCTCAAGCAATTCTCTGTGATGATGACGGCGCCATCCACGATCAGGCCGAAGTCGATGGCGCCGAGGCTCATCAGGTTGGCGCTGATGCGGTACTCCACCATGCCCGTCACCGCGATCAGCATGGAAAGCGGAATGACAGCGGCGGTGATGAGCGCCGCCCGGATACTTCGCAACAGCATGAAAAGGACAACGATGACGAGCACCGCGCCTTCCACGAGATTGTTACGGACGGTGGCGATGGTCTTCTGGACGAGATCGGTGCGGTCGTAGAGCGTTTCGATTGTCACGCCGTCGGGCAGGTTTCGCTCGATCTGCTTCAGCTTGCCGCGAACGGCGCTTGCCACTTCGCGGCTGTTCTCGCCCATCAGCATCACAGCGGTGCCGAGAACGGTTTCCTCGCCGTCATGCGTCGCCGCGCCGGTGCGGAGCTCCTTGCCGAAGGTCACTTCCGCGACATCGTGGATATAGATTGGCCTGCCATTATGCGTGCCGAGCAGCACCTCGCCGAACTCCGCCGCATCGCCAAGCTGGCCCGGCAGGCGGATCAGATATTGCTCTCCGTTCCGCTCGATATAGCCCGCGCCCTGATTGACGTTGTTGTCCTCGAGCGCCTTCGCGACATCGGCGAAGGAGAGATTGAAGGAGGTGAGCCGGTAAGGGTCGGGCACGACATGGATCTGCCGCTCATAACCGCCGATGGCATTTACCTCGACCACGCCCGGAACGGTGCGCAGTTGCGGACGCACCATCCAGTCATGGATCGCGCGCAGGTCCGAGAGCGTATAGGGCACGCCTTCAGCATTGCGCGCATCCGGAGCGGCCTCCATGCGGTACATGTAGATTTCGCCGAGGCCGGTCGAAACCGGGCCCATGGCCGTTTCGACGTCGGGCGGCAACTCGCCGGAAACGGCCTGAATACGTTCGCCAATCAACTGCCGCGCGCGGTAGATGTCCGTGCCGTCCACGAAGACGACCGTGACCTGCGACAGGCCGTAGCGCGAAAGCGAGCGCGTGTAGTCGAGGCCGGGCAGGCCGCCCATCGCCGTTTCCAGCGGAAAGGTGATGCGCTGCTCCACCTCGACGGGAGAATAGCCGGGCGCGGAGGTGTTGATCTGCACCTGGACATTGGTGATGTCCGGCACGGCGTCGATCGGCAGGCGCGTGAAATTATAGGCGCCGAAGCCCGCGACGAAGGCGACCGTCAGCAGCACCAGCCAGCGGTGCCTGACGCAGAAGGAGACGATTGCAGGTATCATGTTTCATCTCCTCAATGCGAATGCGCGGCGGCGTTCTTGCCCGCCTCGGCCTTGAGGAGGAAGGCATTGCCCGCGACATAGGATGCGCCTGCATCGAGCCCTTCGAGGATTTCGATGCGGACGCCGTCGCTCCGGCCGGTCTTCACCGGCGCCCGCTCGAAGGAGCCTTCCTCGCCCGGCACATAGACGAATGCCGCCGCACCGTCATGGAGGATCGCCTCGCGCTTCACCGTCACCGGCGCCGCTAAGGGTTCCTGCATCACCGAGGCCGTAACAAAAAGTCCGGGCTGAAGATGGCCCTCCGGGTTCGCGACCGTCGCGCGGGCGAGTACGCTCTGCGTGTCCTGCGCGGCGATAGGCGACACATAGGAAATCACCGCCTCGACCTCGCCGCCGCCATTCTCCGATGGAAAAACGACACGCTGTCCCTCGCGGATGAGGCCGGCATCGTGGCGATGAACCTGAAGATCGAGCCAGACGGTCGAAAGATCGGCGACGACCATCAGCGGATCGTCCGTTCCCGCGAACTGGCCGGGCACGACATTTCCGAGGATGACGCGCCCGGAAACGGAAGCGATGAGCGGATAGGCGCGCAGGCTCTCGTTGCTTTCAATGGTCGCCAGAATGTCTCCCCGCTCCACGCGGTCGCCAAGGCGCTTGTTCACACCGATCACGATCCCCGGAAAGCGCGGCACGACATGGACAAGCCTGTCGAGATCGGGCCTGACGATACCGAAAAGATTGAGCGAGGGGCGGAGCATGCCCGGCCCCGCCTCGGCGATTTCCAGCCGTGCGTTGCCGATCTGCGCAGGCGTCAGCGTTACATGACCATCTTCATGCTCGTCATGCTCGTCGTCATGGCTGTGCCCGTGGCCGCTCTCGTCATGTCCATCCTCTTCGTCGTGGCCGTGACCGTCATGGGCGTCCTCGCCATGAGCGTCGTGCTCCTCTTCGCTTTCACTCCCATCACGATGGTCGTGATGTTCCTCCACGGCCTTGTCGCCGCCATGGTCATGATCGCGGTCGCCCTGTGCCAGGGCGGGCGATATGGCGAGGGCGACAGCCAGGCCCGAAGCGAGCAACCGGCGCGCCAGGATTTCCGTCTTGATCGTTTTCATTGTGCATCTCCTTCGGCCGCTTCTTCCTTGCCGGAAAGGCCGGTCAGAATTTCGATGGAGGCCAGCGCATTACGGCAGGCGAGAAGGGCCTCCGTTTCCTGCATCCGGCTGTCGGCGCTGGTCTGCAGCGCATCGAGAAGATCGAGTACGCCAAAACGGCCCGCGAGATAGCCTTCGCGGATTGCGGCGGATGTTTTTGCCGATGTGGGGACGACCGATCTGCCAAGCCGCTCCGCTTCACGGCAACGGCTGCTGTAGGTCTGATGCGACTGTTGCAATTCGCGGGCGAGTTCCACCCTCGTTCGCCGCGCATCGAGATCGGCTTGCACGACGCGGCTCGATGCGGCGTCGATATTGCCCTGATTGCGGTCGAAGACGGAGATAGGAATGGAGACGGAGAAGAGGAACGCGCTTTCGTCCGTTCCTGCGAAATGGCGGGCGCCTGCGCCCAGCGTCACATCCGGATAGGCATTCGACTTTTCCAGGTCGAAGGCCGCGCGGCGCACACTCACGGTCTGTTGTCCGCCCAGCACCGCCGGATGGCTGTCGAGCATGGCTTCGAGTTCGTCGAGGCCGGGAAGCGGCGTTGCCGGAACGGCGAAAGCGCCCTCGGCGCGTAACGGACGATAGGCGCTCTCCGACCAGAGGGCGAGCAGTGTTTGCTGTGCCGTGCGCAACTCGGCCTGTTTCGTCCCCGCCCTGATCTCGGCGAGATCGAGTGCGAGCAATCCGCGATTGAGATCGGCTTCTGAAGAAGCTCCCCGTTCGAAGCGCTGACGCAGCGCCGGCACGAGGCCGCGGACCCGCTCCGCCGCGGCCGAAGTCGTTTCCGCTTCTTGCTGTGCGGCAAGCAATCCGTTGAAGGCATGCGTTACCGCCTCGCGCAGGCGGCGCTCCACAACATCTCTTTCTGCGGCGGCGACCGCTTCCGAAAGGCGGGAGAGACGCTTCCTGTTTTCGCGCTTGCCGCCCGTTTCGATACGCTGCGTGAGGCCGAGCGTGACATCCGCCTCCTCCGTGCCGCGATAGAGGCCGGAGCCGAGCACATTCTCGACTTCGAGGCCGAGTTCGGGATTGGGCGGAAGCCCCGCTTGCCGCGCTTCTGCGGTTCGTTCACCGATTGCCTCGAAAGCGATGCGCGCCTGCGTGTTCTGCGACAGCGCGATGGCGATGGCTTCGTCGAGCGTTACCGATGCCGTGTCCGACGCGAACACCGGCATCGCGAGTCCCGCCGACAGAAAAATGCCGGACAGGGCTCTCCGCCAAGGGCGGAATGAACCTTTCATGGATCACCTGTAGATAAAAGACATCGGGCGTCCCCGGACGGGAACGCGTTCAGGCTCAGGCGATCGCTATTTCTGGAGGGGGACCTTCGGGATAAAGCAGCCGGCTTGCAGCACTTTCGTCACCGGAAACGGGAACATGGCTCGTCGCGAGCGTCACCAGGAACTCGCTTCGGGGCACAAGCACGACATGCTGGAGAATGTGGCAGACATCGCAGATCGAGCCGGAAGTGGAATCCGCAGCGCGCTCCGTTCCTGTCGCATGAACGATGGCCTCGTTCGCCTCACCATAGAACGAGTCGGCGGATGCGCCAGCGGACAGGCACCCCCACAAAAGGCTGACGACAATGAGCTGGGCGAGGAAACGGGACATCATGCGATACTGACCAATTCTCGCGAAATTTCAACCCGTTCAGCCGAACGTTGCGAAAAGCCACATATGGAACCCGGGAGCGCGTTATCAACCTGAATGCGTGAAGGACATACCGGTGTGGGAGACTACGAGCCTGCTGTTGATAGCGACTCGATGATTCTGCAGTCGGCAACTATCCCGCATTCGCACCGATCTATAATCCTGTCGAGTTCACCCTTGAGCGCGATAAGGTCGCTTATCTTTCTCTCGACCTCGTTTCGACGTTCCCTGGCAACTGCATCGACGGCCGCACAGGACTGGCTGCGGTCGTCGGCGAGCATCAATAGCGTCCTGACCTGGTCGAGCGAGAAGCCGAGGTCGCGGGCACGCCTGATGAAGCTCAACCGGTCGAGATGTTCCTGTTCATAGGCACGATAATTGCCGTCGGTGCGCGAAGGTTCCGGCAAGAGACCGTTCTTCTCATAGAAGCGGATCGTCTCGACTTTGGTGCCCGTCTGCCGCGCCAGATGGCCGATTGTCAGGATTTCCCGGTTCATCGCTTGACCCTGTAGTTACTACAGGGTCTATCTAGTGCGTCACATCGAGTTTGTCGAGGTGACATCATGGCGGCGACACGCCCCTACAAGCTGTATATCGACGGCATGGATTGCGCCGCCTGCGCATTGAAAATCGAAAAGGCGATGTACCACCTGCCCGGCGTGAGCGATGTCGATGTCAGCCATGCAAACGGAACGCTTGCGCTGCAACTGGATGAGGATCGTACCGCATCGTTCCTCATAGAGGAGAGAGTTCGATCGCTTGGCTACATCCCATTGGCCGGTCATGTGGAGCCGGAAGCGAGAATACCCCGAAAGCGCGCCAGGGAGCCTTTGTGGAAGGGGCGCAAGAGCCGACTCGTCCTTTTGACCGGCGCCCTCTTCGCACTTGCCTTCGCGATGGCGCAGATCTTTCCCGAACGGGAACAATGGCTTTATTCGGGCGCCGCGCTTTTAAGCGTCATTCCCTTTGCGAGGCGCGCTGTTGCCGGAGCAATGTCCGGCTCGCCTTTTACTATCGAGACGCTGATGACGATTGCGGTGCTCGGTGCGGTCGTCATCGGAGAGGCCGAGGAAGCTGCCGTCGTCATTTTCCTGTTCGCGGTCGGAGAGCTGCTCGAAACCGTCGCGGCCGGCCGGGCGCGAGCGGGCATCAAGGCGCTGATCGACCTCGTGCCGCGCGTGGCGTTTTGCGAGCGTAACGGCACGGTCGAAAAAGTCGCGGCGGAAGATCTGGTTGTTGGCGATGTCGTCGTAGTGCGGCCCGGCGACCGTGTTCCTTCCGACGGCACGGTGATCGACGGCATATCGGAGGTCGACGAAGCGCCAGTGACCGGCGAGTCCGTGCAGGCACTCAAGAAAGCAGGTTCGACGGTCTATGCCGGCAGCATCAACGCCAATGGCGAGCTGCGTGTCTCGATCGACCGTGTCACGTCCGACAACACGATTACACGCATCATCCACATGGTTGAGAAAGCCCAGGAATCAAAGGCGCCGACCGCGCGCCTGATCGACCGCTTCAGCCGGTGGTATACGCCGGGTGCAATGGTTGTGGCGGCTCTGATCGTCATGGTTCCACCACTCGCCTTTGACGGCGACTGGATGACGTGGACCTATCGGGGACTTGCCACGCTGCTGATCGCCTGCCCCTGCGCACTCGTCATCTCGACGCCCGCGGCAATCGCCTCGGGCCTTGCCGCCGGAGCGCGGCGGGGATTGTTGATCAAGGGGGGTGCGGCGCTCGAAACGCTTGGCAAGGTCAGGACCGTTGCTTTCGACAAGACCGGAACGCTGACACGCGGCTGCCCGCAGGTAACGGATGTCGTGCCGGTCATGGGTAGTGAAGATTCGGTGTTGGCGGTAGCGGCAGCGGTCGAGCGCAACACCAGTCACCCGCTCGGTCGCGCGATCGTCGAGGTGGCGGTGATGCGCGGGCTGGACATGCCGGCTACCTTCGGCGGCGG contains these protein-coding regions:
- a CDS encoding efflux RND transporter periplasmic adaptor subunit, with product MKTIKTEILARRLLASGLAVALAISPALAQGDRDHDHGGDKAVEEHHDHRDGSESEEEHDAHGEDAHDGHGHDEEDGHDESGHGHSHDDEHDEHEDGHVTLTPAQIGNARLEIAEAGPGMLRPSLNLFGIVRPDLDRLVHVVPRFPGIVIGVNKRLGDRVERGDILATIESNESLRAYPLIASVSGRVILGNVVPGQFAGTDDPLMVVADLSTVWLDLQVHRHDAGLIREGQRVVFPSENGGGEVEAVISYVSPIAAQDTQSVLARATVANPEGHLQPGLFVTASVMQEPLAAPVTVKREAILHDGAAAFVYVPGEEGSFERAPVKTGRSDGVRIEILEGLDAGASYVAGNAFLLKAEAGKNAAAHSH
- a CDS encoding TolC family protein, producing the protein MPVFASDTASVTLDEAIAIALSQNTQARIAFEAIGERTAEARQAGLPPNPELGLEVENVLGSGLYRGTEEADVTLGLTQRIETGGKRENRKRLSRLSEAVAAAERDVVERRLREAVTHAFNGLLAAQQEAETTSAAAERVRGLVPALRQRFERGASSEADLNRGLLALDLAEIRAGTKQAELRTAQQTLLALWSESAYRPLRAEGAFAVPATPLPGLDELEAMLDSHPAVLGGQQTVSVRRAAFDLEKSNAYPDVTLGAGARHFAGTDESAFLFSVSIPISVFDRNQGNIDAASSRVVQADLDARRTRVELARELQQSHQTYSSRCREAERLGRSVVPTSAKTSAAIREGYLAGRFGVLDLLDALQTSADSRMQETEALLACRNALASIEILTGLSGKEEAAEGDAQ
- a CDS encoding helix-turn-helix domain-containing protein, which produces MNREILTIGHLARQTGTKVETIRFYEKNGLLPEPSRTDGNYRAYEQEHLDRLSFIRRARDLGFSLDQVRTLLMLADDRSQSCAAVDAVARERRNEVERKISDLIALKGELDRIIDRCECGIVADCRIIESLSTAGS
- a CDS encoding heavy metal translocating P-type ATPase; its protein translation is MAATRPYKLYIDGMDCAACALKIEKAMYHLPGVSDVDVSHANGTLALQLDEDRTASFLIEERVRSLGYIPLAGHVEPEARIPRKRAREPLWKGRKSRLVLLTGALFALAFAMAQIFPEREQWLYSGAALLSVIPFARRAVAGAMSGSPFTIETLMTIAVLGAVVIGEAEEAAVVIFLFAVGELLETVAAGRARAGIKALIDLVPRVAFCERNGTVEKVAAEDLVVGDVVVVRPGDRVPSDGTVIDGISEVDEAPVTGESVQALKKAGSTVYAGSINANGELRVSIDRVTSDNTITRIIHMVEKAQESKAPTARLIDRFSRWYTPGAMVVAALIVMVPPLAFDGDWMTWTYRGLATLLIACPCALVISTPAAIASGLAAGARRGLLIKGGAALETLGKVRTVAFDKTGTLTRGCPQVTDVVPVMGSEDSVLAVAAAVERNTSHPLGRAIVEVAVMRGLDMPATFGGGTATPGKAVTVRLETGFASVGSPRYAAEQTAIAAEVAEKIATLESEGKTVVVLLSEKAVEGLIALRDEPREDAMEGVKRLTERGIRALMLTGDNLRTANAIAGHLGMEASAELLPDAKLAEISRLKEDGPVVMVGDGINDAPALAAASVGVAMGVGTDVALETADAALLKNRVTGVADLIDLSQATLGNIRQNIAIALGLKAVFLATTLLGVTTLWMAILADTGATVLVTANALRLLVREPSK